One Williamsia phyllosphaerae DNA segment encodes these proteins:
- a CDS encoding DUF4194 domain-containing protein, giving the protein MTAPDDTDTDDIETTDHPEQTGDDLFVDHPGAEADPSVDLSHFSFDGSAPVGDVSESRVAPRFDGDTSALPAPVCYALQELIAAAHVSAKSRNWRAIEANEEIIRSRLSELNLGLEINAEHRYAYTRQITEPDPRQRNILRASTLTLAASVLALFLRQKYLTGVDETVTVERSEMVDHMLTFKPVRDTDEAGFVRRIDAAINVLENRKIIRALPGTDRYAIYGVIASLLTPEQVQAYTTAYRTLAGGGPDLAELDEPDSDPGALDDAGPDADDDEDPR; this is encoded by the coding sequence ATGACCGCTCCCGACGACACCGACACCGACGACATCGAGACCACCGACCACCCCGAGCAGACCGGCGACGACTTGTTCGTCGACCACCCCGGTGCGGAGGCGGATCCGTCGGTCGATCTGTCGCACTTCAGTTTCGACGGGTCGGCGCCGGTCGGTGACGTCTCGGAGTCGCGTGTCGCCCCGCGGTTCGACGGCGACACCTCGGCGCTGCCCGCGCCCGTCTGCTACGCCCTGCAGGAGCTGATCGCCGCCGCCCACGTCAGCGCGAAGTCGCGGAACTGGCGTGCCATCGAGGCCAACGAGGAGATCATCCGGTCGCGCCTGTCGGAGCTCAACCTCGGGCTCGAGATCAACGCCGAGCACCGGTACGCCTACACGCGTCAGATCACCGAACCCGATCCGCGCCAACGCAACATCCTGCGTGCCTCCACCCTCACGCTCGCGGCGTCGGTGCTGGCGCTGTTCCTCCGACAGAAGTACCTCACCGGTGTCGACGAGACCGTGACGGTCGAACGGTCGGAGATGGTCGACCACATGCTCACGTTCAAGCCGGTCCGCGACACCGACGAGGCCGGCTTCGTCCGCCGCATCGACGCCGCGATCAACGTGCTGGAGAACCGGAAGATCATCCGCGCGTTGCCCGGAACCGATCGGTACGCGATCTACGGGGTGATCGCGTCGCTGCTGACGCCCGAGCAGGTGCAGGCGTACACCACGGCCTACCGCACCCTGGCCGGCGGCGGACCCGACCTCGCCGAGCTCGACGAACCCGACAGCGATCCCGGCGCGCTCGACGACGCCGGCCCGGACGCCGATGATGACGAGGACCCCCGATGA
- a CDS encoding DUF3375 domain-containing protein — MVRSNERDGAATLYAAFSENADADVTLRLLRSRSAMVYLAMMAARLADGQVDGDHLADGIDADLADLAAHWTDRGLSVPTPVELLDRWVKDGFVARTLDPDRHVERYQLTRGATTAITQVQAVRHDRSVATETAMEMVIGRLSNIAVAINPDPGEHIRDLDAKIAELTRRRTELAAGAVPAVDARRLFDDIRMVTSLAERMPADIIGYGEKLRENSRALITQGLDERAGAYAEALNRMFDGHDELGKTAEGNAFDAFYTLISDHRLREGLERHIDDILSGLPDLPPDLADTLARFIDRMWDEVQHVDEIRGQVYRRINTFVKGGDFLHYRALREQIGEAQRAAAAAFEHAGAGRDVGIIVPMAVADTNSVGALSMHDGVIDIPDGVEVTAGEIEIDPAELVGSETIDWQVLTDAVNAAVRSGTADLAAVLAHVGSPRVGDIVGVWSLAQRHGEVDTASARTVVGAHTVRGIREIHIPAMTFTAELPALTGAPVPTAVHLLDDAKGGRR, encoded by the coding sequence ATGGTCCGCAGCAATGAACGTGACGGTGCTGCGACCCTCTACGCCGCGTTCTCCGAGAACGCCGACGCCGACGTGACGCTGCGACTGCTGCGGTCGCGCAGCGCGATGGTCTACCTCGCGATGATGGCGGCGCGCCTCGCCGACGGGCAGGTCGACGGCGATCACCTCGCCGACGGCATCGACGCAGACCTCGCCGACCTCGCCGCGCACTGGACCGATCGCGGTCTGAGTGTCCCCACGCCCGTCGAACTGCTCGACCGCTGGGTGAAGGACGGATTCGTCGCCCGCACCCTCGATCCCGACCGCCACGTGGAGCGCTATCAGCTCACCCGCGGCGCGACGACGGCGATCACCCAGGTGCAGGCCGTCCGCCACGACCGGTCGGTCGCCACCGAGACGGCGATGGAGATGGTGATCGGTCGCCTGTCGAACATCGCGGTCGCGATCAATCCCGATCCGGGAGAACACATCCGAGATCTCGACGCCAAGATCGCCGAACTGACCCGTCGGCGGACCGAGCTGGCCGCCGGTGCCGTTCCCGCGGTCGACGCCCGGCGGTTGTTCGACGACATCCGCATGGTGACCTCGTTGGCCGAACGCATGCCCGCCGACATCATCGGCTACGGAGAGAAGCTGCGGGAAAACTCGCGGGCGCTGATCACGCAGGGGCTCGACGAGCGTGCGGGGGCCTACGCCGAAGCCCTCAACCGGATGTTCGACGGCCACGACGAGCTGGGGAAGACCGCCGAGGGCAACGCCTTCGACGCGTTCTACACGCTGATCTCCGACCACCGCCTCCGCGAGGGCCTCGAGCGACACATCGACGACATCCTGTCCGGCCTGCCCGACCTCCCGCCGGACCTCGCCGACACCCTCGCCCGGTTCATCGACCGGATGTGGGACGAGGTGCAGCACGTCGACGAGATCCGTGGGCAGGTGTACCGACGCATCAACACCTTCGTCAAGGGCGGCGACTTCCTGCACTACCGGGCGCTGCGCGAGCAGATCGGTGAGGCGCAGCGTGCCGCCGCGGCGGCGTTCGAGCACGCGGGCGCCGGTCGTGACGTGGGCATCATCGTGCCGATGGCCGTGGCGGACACCAACTCCGTCGGTGCGCTGTCGATGCACGACGGCGTCATCGACATCCCCGACGGGGTCGAGGTCACCGCGGGTGAGATCGAGATCGACCCGGCGGAACTGGTCGGGTCTGAGACGATCGACTGGCAGGTGCTCACCGATGCCGTGAACGCCGCGGTGCGTTCCGGCACAGCCGACCTCGCCGCGGTGCTCGCGCACGTCGGGTCACCGCGCGTCGGCGACATCGTCGGGGTGTGGTCGCTGGCGCAGCGCCACGGGGAGGTCGACACCGCCTCGGCCCGGACCGTCGTGGGGGCGCACACCGTACGCGGGATCCGCGAGATCCACATCCCGGCCATGACGTTCACGGCCGAACTGCCCGCACTGACCGGGGCGCCGGTCCCCACCGCGGTCCACCTGCTCGACGACGCGAAGGGAGGCCGTCGATGA
- a CDS encoding epimerase, translating into MSDTVSNSAPSPRTVVIAGGNGGLGRRVADDLAARGIDIAILTRTIDVRSPHRQVLWDGRGQGDWAAALDTGTPTAVINLAGRLVDCRPTAANIAELRRSRVEPTRALVEAARGLRTPLTHWIQASTTAIWSDAGETWCTEDTPVPEGLPQMTGVAAPWEAAADDAPCDHVVVLRTSIVLDPGSPALQRLTRLVRVGLGGRVAGGRQWVSWIHIDDWLAVVRAGLGLDPEITLPSGVVIAATDHPVRNAELMATLRRLLHRPPAPPTPTFLLRLGAVVLRSDAQLGLTGRRARSTVLRDAGFRFAHPDLDGALADVLGAGRRG; encoded by the coding sequence ATGTCGGACACTGTTTCGAACTCCGCCCCCTCGCCGCGCACCGTGGTCATCGCCGGAGGCAACGGAGGTCTGGGACGCCGGGTGGCCGACGACCTGGCCGCCCGGGGGATCGACATCGCCATCCTGACCAGGACGATCGATGTGCGGTCGCCGCACCGACAGGTGCTCTGGGACGGTCGGGGTCAGGGCGACTGGGCCGCAGCGCTGGACACCGGCACACCGACCGCCGTCATCAACCTGGCCGGGCGCCTGGTCGACTGCCGACCCACGGCGGCGAACATCGCGGAGCTACGACGGTCGCGTGTCGAGCCCACCCGCGCTCTGGTCGAGGCGGCCCGGGGACTGCGTACGCCCCTGACGCACTGGATCCAGGCCAGTACGACCGCGATCTGGAGTGACGCGGGCGAGACATGGTGCACCGAGGACACCCCGGTCCCCGAGGGCCTGCCGCAGATGACCGGTGTCGCGGCGCCCTGGGAGGCGGCCGCCGACGACGCACCGTGCGACCACGTCGTCGTCCTTCGGACATCGATCGTGTTGGACCCGGGATCGCCTGCACTGCAACGTCTCACACGGCTGGTCCGGGTCGGACTCGGCGGGCGGGTGGCCGGTGGGCGTCAGTGGGTCAGCTGGATCCACATCGACGACTGGCTGGCCGTGGTCCGCGCGGGACTCGGCCTCGACCCCGAGATCACGCTGCCGTCGGGCGTGGTGATCGCCGCGACCGACCACCCGGTCCGCAACGCGGAGTTGATGGCGACCCTGCGCAGGCTGTTGCACCGTCCGCCGGCACCGCCGACGCCGACGTTCCTGCTGCGACTGGGAGCGGTGGTGCTGCGCTCGGACGCACAACTCGGGCTCACCGGCCGACGAGCCCGCTCGACCGTCCTGCGCGACGCGGGCTTCCGCTTCGCCCACCCCGACCTCGACGGCGCACTGGCCGACGTACTGGGTGCGGGCCGACGGGGCTGA
- the msrA gene encoding peptide-methionine (S)-S-oxide reductase MsrA encodes MTWFDQLLGHRKKELISADKALAGRSEAVPVADRHVVNGHPISGPFDPRYSAVILAGGCFWGVEEIFWQVPGVYSTAVGYAGGFTPNPSYDEVCSARTGHTESVLVVFDPAVIDLEGILTIFWETHDPTQGMRQGNDVGTQYRSAIYTFDDADAAVARASAERFAGVVHAAGIGEVTTEVKPLAQAGSGRFYYAEDYHQQYLAKNPHGYRCHSATGLKYPA; translated from the coding sequence ATGACCTGGTTTGATCAGCTTCTCGGACACCGCAAGAAGGAACTGATCTCGGCCGACAAGGCGTTGGCCGGGCGCTCGGAGGCGGTCCCCGTGGCGGACCGGCACGTGGTCAACGGACACCCGATCAGCGGTCCGTTCGATCCGAGGTACTCCGCGGTGATCCTCGCCGGCGGCTGCTTCTGGGGCGTCGAGGAGATCTTCTGGCAGGTGCCGGGGGTGTACTCGACCGCTGTCGGCTACGCCGGTGGATTCACACCCAACCCGTCCTACGACGAGGTCTGCAGCGCCAGGACCGGGCACACCGAGTCGGTGCTCGTGGTCTTCGACCCGGCGGTCATCGACCTCGAGGGGATCCTCACGATCTTCTGGGAGACCCACGACCCGACCCAGGGGATGCGGCAGGGCAACGACGTCGGGACGCAGTACCGGTCGGCGATCTACACGTTCGACGACGCGGATGCAGCCGTCGCCCGGGCGTCGGCGGAGAGGTTCGCCGGCGTCGTCCACGCGGCGGGGATCGGCGAGGTGACCACCGAGGTGAAGCCGCTCGCGCAGGCAGGCAGCGGACGCTTCTACTACGCCGAGGACTATCACCAGCAGTACCTCGCGAAGAACCCACACGGATACCGCTGCCATTCGGCGACCGGGTTGAAGTACCCGGCCTGA
- a CDS encoding superoxide dismutase, translating into MSDYTLPDLDYDYAALEPHISGRIMELHHSKHHATYVKGANTALEKAAAAREDGTIADKVFQLSANLAFHLGGHTNHSIFWKNLSPNGGDKPEGDLAAAIDDQFGGFDKFQAHFTAAATTLQGSGWAILGFDTIEGKLVIQQLTDQHGNTSVGLVPIVMLDMWEHAFYLDYQNVKPDYVKAWWNVVNWADAGERFAKAQSQGKGLIVPA; encoded by the coding sequence GTGTCTGACTACACCTTGCCGGATCTGGACTACGACTACGCGGCACTCGAGCCGCACATCTCCGGCAGGATCATGGAGCTGCACCACAGCAAGCACCACGCCACCTACGTCAAGGGCGCCAACACCGCACTGGAGAAGGCCGCCGCCGCTCGCGAGGACGGGACCATCGCGGACAAGGTCTTCCAGCTCTCGGCGAACCTCGCGTTCCACCTGGGTGGCCACACCAACCACTCGATCTTCTGGAAGAACCTGTCGCCCAACGGTGGCGACAAGCCCGAGGGTGACCTCGCGGCCGCCATCGACGACCAGTTCGGTGGGTTCGACAAGTTCCAGGCGCACTTCACCGCCGCGGCCACCACACTGCAGGGCAGCGGTTGGGCGATCCTCGGATTCGACACCATCGAGGGCAAGCTGGTCATCCAGCAGCTCACCGACCAGCACGGCAACACCTCGGTCGGCCTCGTGCCGATCGTCATGCTGGACATGTGGGAGCACGCCTTCTACCTCGACTACCAGAACGTCAAGCCTGACTACGTCAAGGCATGGTGGAACGTCGTGAACTGGGCCGACGCCGGCGAGCGTTTCGCCAAGGCGCAGAGCCAGGGCAAGGGCCTCATCGTTCCCGCCTGA
- a CDS encoding peptidase, translating to MDYSARSLVPIGLTPFHRDGQLRGMLISGRWPDTTLEWTQTLVASVRIACRPGFLRTTTVFGVIEDRPEHCDPDTVGMMLAIGDVSSDDFVRDNPFLAHAPALVMLHPPSQTRASLPECSDVASGCVLLPGVPELGLEHRAGWAEAEADGTVVTLRNQIGVDPNSDPDTAVLAMLLAA from the coding sequence ATGGACTACTCCGCGCGTTCGCTCGTGCCGATCGGGCTCACCCCGTTCCACCGTGACGGTCAGTTGCGCGGGATGTTGATCTCCGGCCGCTGGCCGGACACCACCCTCGAATGGACCCAGACGCTGGTGGCGTCGGTGCGGATCGCGTGCCGTCCCGGGTTCCTCCGCACGACGACCGTCTTCGGCGTCATCGAGGACCGCCCCGAGCACTGCGATCCCGACACCGTGGGGATGATGCTCGCCATCGGTGACGTCTCCAGCGACGACTTCGTCCGCGACAACCCGTTCCTGGCCCACGCCCCGGCACTGGTCATGCTGCATCCCCCGTCGCAGACGCGTGCCTCGCTCCCGGAGTGTTCCGATGTCGCGTCGGGGTGCGTGCTGCTGCCCGGTGTCCCCGAGCTCGGCCTCGAACACCGCGCCGGCTGGGCGGAGGCCGAGGCGGACGGGACCGTGGTCACCCTGCGCAACCAGATCGGCGTCGACCCCAACTCCGACCCCGACACCGCCGTGCTGGCCATGCTCCTGGCCGCCTGA
- a CDS encoding TMEM165/GDT1 family protein — MFTALLLSFGVIFVAELGDKSQLMAMTYAIRYRWWVVLLAITVATTAVHAVSVFVGHFLGLSIPTDLISIVGGLAMLVFGLWTIRGDELDESESARAQRTGASVMFAVMSSFFLAELGDKTMLATITLSTDNNWVGVWIGSTIGMVAADALAIIVGATLGRKLPERAISIGAAVLFFVFAAWLLTEGIVAAASTPVTVAAISATVVILALGTAYIVVVRRARAVRAAGEADLVTSESTRHP; from the coding sequence ATGTTCACCGCCCTGCTCCTCAGCTTCGGCGTGATCTTCGTGGCCGAGCTCGGCGACAAGTCACAGCTGATGGCGATGACCTATGCCATCCGCTACCGCTGGTGGGTCGTCCTGCTCGCGATCACCGTGGCGACGACCGCCGTACACGCGGTGTCGGTGTTCGTCGGACACTTCCTCGGCCTGTCCATCCCGACCGATCTGATCTCGATCGTCGGTGGTCTCGCGATGCTGGTCTTCGGTCTGTGGACGATCCGCGGGGACGAACTCGACGAGTCCGAATCCGCCCGGGCCCAACGCACCGGCGCATCGGTCATGTTCGCGGTGATGTCGTCGTTCTTCCTCGCCGAGCTCGGCGACAAGACGATGCTCGCGACCATCACGCTCTCGACCGACAACAATTGGGTCGGGGTCTGGATCGGGTCCACCATCGGGATGGTCGCCGCCGACGCGCTCGCGATCATCGTCGGCGCGACGCTGGGCCGTAAGTTGCCCGAACGGGCGATCTCCATCGGGGCTGCAGTGCTGTTCTTCGTCTTCGCGGCCTGGCTGCTCACCGAGGGGATCGTCGCCGCGGCCAGCACCCCGGTCACCGTCGCGGCCATCAGCGCCACCGTGGTGATCCTCGCGCTCGGGACCGCCTACATCGTCGTGGTGCGACGTGCGCGTGCCGTCCGCGCAGCCGGCGAGGCCGACCTGGTCACGTCGGAGTCGACGCGACACCCCTGA
- a CDS encoding XRE family transcriptional regulator yields the protein MSAERDSAVADKDLESVEPGLFARRLEELFRTVPGPNGRAYSAKAIAALSTDRGFRLGESYLSQLRSGKAKSPSFRTVEGISAAFGVDVHYFLEDHAAQRTRDQIDRMRMQADTTVQIAAFGLAGLSSDSVFVVSELIKILRVQQGLPADPPDLVSAMAEGTHSGLRMVQR from the coding sequence ATGTCTGCGGAGCGAGATTCGGCTGTGGCCGACAAGGATCTGGAATCGGTCGAGCCCGGTTTGTTCGCGCGGCGGCTCGAGGAGCTGTTCCGAACGGTACCCGGTCCCAACGGACGGGCGTACAGCGCCAAGGCGATCGCCGCGTTGTCGACCGACCGCGGGTTCCGGCTGGGCGAGTCGTACCTGAGCCAGTTGCGGTCCGGTAAGGCCAAATCGCCGTCGTTCCGAACGGTGGAGGGCATCTCCGCCGCCTTCGGCGTCGATGTGCACTACTTCCTCGAGGACCACGCGGCGCAGCGCACCCGCGACCAGATCGATCGCATGCGGATGCAGGCCGACACCACGGTGCAGATCGCCGCGTTCGGACTGGCCGGGCTGTCGAGTGACTCGGTGTTCGTCGTCAGTGAACTGATCAAGATCCTGCGGGTCCAGCAGGGCTTGCCCGCCGACCCGCCCGACCTGGTCTCGGCCATGGCCGAGGGAACGCACAGCGGCCTGCGGATGGTGCAGCGCTGA
- a CDS encoding TM0106 family RecB-like putative nuclease, with translation MTLPLLTARDLAGCEHRLALDHLHSREAVAAADDPSVTRRKEAAAAHRATVAETLAGVHSDEPGMFVAVDAGPISERVAATLAACAAGAGWVFNAALPADRRAGRRGGSELLVRVGDGYVPVIVVNHRVSVPGGEGTIRTSPLFTWLPTDDPTRSMRSHRRDVLRLAHLTRLLEHAGLSTDTGLGGSIGLDADCIVVHDLTPAMPNYDETLARRHSIAAGALSTAPSRIGECRTCPWWVRCGPELVASRDVSLVINGNQARVARDAGLLTVDDLAEYTGPAPEDWSGGDIADAVVLARAWRRGVSLVRRVEVPTVARADVEVDVDMESYGEDGAYLWGTLLTDRTDPTRPVRYRPFATWDPLPTVDEGRSFAEFWAWLTAEREAAAAAGKTFAAYCYSQSAENRWLLGSASRFFGLPGVPTLDEVKAFIASPQWVDVYEAVGTNFICPQGKGLKKIAPVAGFGWRDPDAGGEASMEWYRVAVGVADGTPDAAQRDRILAYNEDDVWATKVLREWITDGAAEQIVHRDDL, from the coding sequence ATGACCCTCCCGCTGCTCACCGCTCGTGATCTGGCCGGGTGCGAACATCGGCTGGCTCTCGATCACCTGCATTCGCGCGAGGCCGTCGCCGCGGCCGACGATCCCTCGGTCACCCGTCGCAAGGAGGCGGCCGCGGCCCACCGCGCGACGGTCGCCGAGACGTTGGCCGGCGTCCACAGCGACGAGCCGGGGATGTTCGTCGCTGTGGACGCGGGTCCGATCTCGGAGCGAGTGGCCGCGACACTGGCCGCCTGCGCGGCCGGTGCGGGCTGGGTCTTCAACGCGGCGTTGCCCGCAGACCGTCGTGCCGGTCGTCGGGGTGGGTCGGAGCTGTTGGTCCGGGTGGGCGACGGGTACGTGCCGGTGATCGTCGTCAACCACCGCGTCAGCGTGCCGGGCGGCGAGGGGACGATCCGGACGAGTCCGCTGTTCACCTGGCTGCCCACCGACGACCCGACGCGGTCGATGCGCAGCCACCGTCGCGATGTGCTGCGGCTCGCGCACCTGACGCGGCTGCTCGAACACGCCGGGCTGTCCACCGACACCGGGTTGGGCGGATCCATCGGACTCGACGCCGACTGCATCGTGGTGCACGACCTGACCCCCGCCATGCCCAACTACGACGAGACGCTGGCCCGGCGGCACTCGATCGCGGCGGGCGCGCTGTCCACCGCCCCCAGCCGGATCGGTGAGTGTCGGACCTGCCCGTGGTGGGTGCGGTGTGGGCCCGAGCTCGTCGCCTCCCGCGACGTGAGCCTGGTGATCAACGGGAACCAGGCCCGGGTGGCCCGCGACGCGGGGCTTCTCACCGTCGACGACCTGGCCGAGTACACCGGTCCCGCTCCCGAGGACTGGTCCGGCGGCGACATCGCCGACGCGGTGGTGCTCGCCCGCGCCTGGCGCCGCGGGGTGTCGCTGGTCCGCCGGGTCGAGGTGCCCACCGTGGCCCGGGCCGACGTGGAGGTCGACGTCGACATGGAGAGCTACGGCGAGGACGGCGCCTATCTGTGGGGCACCCTGCTGACCGACCGCACCGACCCGACCCGACCGGTCCGCTACCGCCCGTTCGCGACCTGGGATCCGCTGCCCACCGTCGACGAGGGACGGTCGTTCGCGGAGTTCTGGGCGTGGCTGACCGCCGAACGCGAGGCCGCCGCCGCCGCCGGGAAGACGTTCGCCGCCTACTGCTACTCCCAGTCCGCCGAGAACCGTTGGCTGCTCGGATCCGCGTCGCGCTTCTTCGGTCTGCCCGGTGTGCCCACCCTCGACGAGGTGAAGGCGTTCATCGCCTCGCCGCAGTGGGTGGACGTCTACGAGGCGGTGGGTACCAACTTCATCTGCCCACAGGGCAAGGGACTCAAGAAGATCGCGCCGGTCGCCGGTTTCGGGTGGCGCGATCCCGACGCCGGGGGCGAGGCGTCGATGGAGTGGTATCGGGTCGCGGTCGGTGTCGCCGACGGCACTCCCGACGCCGCGCAACGCGACCGGATCCTGGCTTACAACGAGGACGACGTGTGGGCCACGAAGGTGCTCCGCGAATGGATCACCGACGGTGCGGCGGAGCAGATCGTGCACCGCGACGACCTCTGA
- a CDS encoding DUF6474 family protein, translated as MGLFTSSRTSRAQKKAHAKALKAKAKLEARLDSRGIGKDRRKRRRLERTLGKKLIKAEKNATKTAAKTVSDTNKANLKIAKANAEAASNGTSLTPRKVKRYLSVAKVVAPIAVPLAYRASTLARESITSYQANRAGVPIDELNKYSGHGAALSARVAGAERSLQTLSSTRGNDAETTKFVSTISARLTDLTAAIGAAEHMPATRRRAAHQAITRELTAIDADLLARLGVRP; from the coding sequence ATGGGTCTGTTCACCTCGAGCCGCACCAGCCGTGCGCAGAAGAAAGCCCACGCGAAGGCGCTCAAGGCAAAGGCCAAGCTCGAAGCCCGGCTCGACTCGCGCGGCATCGGCAAGGACCGTCGCAAGCGTCGCCGCCTGGAGCGCACGCTCGGCAAGAAGCTGATCAAGGCCGAGAAGAACGCCACCAAGACCGCGGCGAAGACGGTGTCCGACACCAACAAGGCCAACCTGAAGATCGCCAAGGCCAACGCCGAGGCGGCGTCGAACGGCACGTCACTGACGCCGCGCAAGGTCAAGCGCTACCTGTCGGTGGCCAAGGTGGTCGCCCCCATCGCCGTACCCCTCGCCTATCGCGCCTCGACGCTGGCCCGCGAGAGCATCACGTCGTACCAGGCCAACCGTGCAGGCGTGCCGATCGACGAACTGAACAAGTACAGCGGTCACGGCGCGGCGCTGTCGGCGCGCGTCGCGGGCGCCGAGCGGTCGTTGCAGACGCTGTCGAGCACGCGTGGCAACGACGCCGAGACCACGAAGTTCGTCTCGACCATCTCGGCACGGCTGACCGACCTCACCGCCGCGATCGGCGCTGCCGAGCACATGCCGGCCACGCGTCGTCGTGCGGCGCACCAGGCGATCACCCGTGAGCTCACCGCCATCGACGCCGATCTGCTGGCCCGACTCGGGGTACGCCCCTGA
- a CDS encoding YcnI family copper-binding membrane protein, translated as MHKSVFRHARIPVAIVAATGVIALGSALAPAVASAHVSAVAPGLAQGGYGVITFRVPNESDTNAATTEVTVTLPNLKSARTEPMAGWRAVVSKDATTEEATSVTWTATPGSPGIAVGEFGQFVLNAGPLPKEKTVKFPAVQKYTDGESVDWNQPPNADGSEPDHPAPEIELAAATDDEDGDSTATTAASDTSDTTARWLGGAGLVVGVLGIAAAGVAIRRKP; from the coding sequence ATGCACAAGAGTGTCTTCCGCCATGCGCGGATCCCGGTCGCCATCGTCGCGGCCACCGGCGTCATAGCCCTCGGCTCGGCGCTTGCTCCCGCGGTCGCGTCCGCACACGTCTCGGCTGTCGCACCCGGCCTGGCCCAGGGCGGGTACGGCGTCATCACGTTCCGGGTCCCCAACGAGTCGGACACGAACGCCGCCACCACCGAGGTCACGGTCACGCTGCCCAACCTCAAGTCGGCTCGCACCGAGCCGATGGCGGGATGGCGGGCCGTCGTCTCCAAGGACGCGACCACCGAGGAGGCCACCTCGGTCACCTGGACCGCGACCCCCGGCTCGCCCGGCATCGCGGTCGGCGAGTTCGGACAGTTCGTCCTCAACGCGGGCCCGCTGCCCAAAGAGAAGACGGTGAAGTTCCCGGCCGTCCAGAAGTACACCGACGGTGAGTCGGTGGACTGGAACCAGCCGCCCAACGCCGACGGCTCCGAGCCGGATCACCCGGCACCGGAGATCGAACTCGCCGCCGCCACCGACGACGAGGACGGCGACTCCACGGCCACGACCGCGGCGTCGGACACCTCCGACACCACCGCACGCTGGCTCGGTGGCGCCGGCCTCGTCGTCGGTGTCCTCGGCATCGCCGCGGCGGGCGTCGCCATCCGGCGCAAGCCATGA
- a CDS encoding copper resistance CopC family protein yields the protein MRSGRGAAGVRTASTLLAAVLLAVGLSFLGASTASAHSVLESSDPANGSTVSTGPGSVTLTFNEALQESYDVLNVVGPDGNFWQQGDASVVGARISVDLRSLGPAGVYRVNYRVTSADGHPVRGQVEFTLSTAGTGTPGPSATASSDGDGGTPAWPFIVGAVIVIVAVGGVFVLRRRARS from the coding sequence ATGAGGTCGGGTCGGGGCGCAGCAGGAGTGCGCACCGCCTCGACGTTGCTGGCCGCCGTGCTGCTGGCGGTCGGGCTGTCGTTCCTCGGCGCCTCGACGGCCTCGGCGCACTCGGTCCTCGAGTCGTCGGACCCGGCGAACGGGTCGACGGTGTCGACCGGACCCGGCAGCGTCACGCTGACCTTCAACGAGGCGCTGCAGGAGTCCTACGACGTGCTCAACGTCGTCGGCCCGGACGGCAACTTCTGGCAACAGGGCGACGCGAGCGTCGTCGGCGCCAGGATCAGCGTCGACCTGCGGTCGTTGGGGCCCGCCGGGGTCTACCGGGTGAACTACCGCGTCACCTCGGCCGACGGCCATCCGGTACGCGGACAGGTCGAGTTCACCCTGTCCACGGCAGGCACCGGGACACCGGGACCGTCGGCGACCGCGTCGTCGGACGGCGATGGCGGCACCCCGGCGTGGCCGTTCATCGTCGGCGCGGTGATCGTCATCGTCGCCGTCGGCGGCGTGTTCGTGCTGCGACGGCGCGCGCGGAGCTGA